In the genome of Mercurialis annua linkage group LG8, ddMerAnnu1.2, whole genome shotgun sequence, the window tattatttttatgcataaattatcatttttttcaaaatcatatACGGTGCTAAGGTGACATGATTTCATTAGTGTAATTCACTAAAATTGAGGTCATTTTACGCTAATGATTGAGTGACACATCAGCGCTatttatgaatttgaaaaacaaatggTAGTTTGTggatgaaaatgacaaaattaatttagactgcatgattaaaataaacaaaaatatataaaattcgtgatattttttaacattaaccctatataatatatatacttcCTCAGCTTTTTTGTACTTGTGAATTTAGGATAAATTATaagttctattttaaaaatacataccATTTTACTttacttaaaaattaataaagtatctatcgctattgttttttttattaatgattgTTAAGTTTTTCTAAGATATCTTTTAAGATgattagaaataaattaaaaaaaaataaaattattctaaacaTAAAATTAGTCTTTTTAAAATGAGACATTTCAAACTGAAAAAATGGTTTATAATTCGAAAGGAGAAGTATTTATGTGAAAATAAACGAATTTAGTTCTtctattttagaaatttattacatattttaaagtcatttttacatttttgtaGTTGATGAATTGCTAGGTTCAATCATTATTTGATCCTTCAATTAAATCatttcattatttaatttttttaattttcttttcctttacacatgtaaacattaatatttttgCCACTTTAACCTCGTATCGCATGCGAAAGCAAATTAATTTAGTCTCTTTCATTTTTTGACTTTTACTTTTAAACTATTTCACGGatgttatattaaattgaactatttttaaactaattaacggatgtttatgttaaataaattgaactATTATTTAGTTGCACATTGCCTAAAAGAAGTTGATCACACGGAAAAGTCTATAAAAGAATAACAGTCTTATTTTTTTACAGGACACACATTTATTACGCTCAACCCTATTTCACTGACTTAAACATCAGAATGAATACGGAATTTGGAGCTCAAGGTTCACCGTTTGCAGTCTCTTTCTCTTGATTGTTTTATATAGGAGGTCTGGCATTTGTAAATCTCAAAGACATCTGACAGatgttgtttattttattaaaaatactctttaacTAAAACAAAGAGTACTGTTgaaatagttttaataaaatagtataattAAAGAGTTAAATAATGCATTTTGTATTCATTGTATTTACATCCCACTTGTTGTACAACAAGCTAGCAATGCATATTTTTCATTGTGAAATTAATTttctatatctttttttttagataCTACTAATATCTTCTTGTTAATTTCACCACTCCATTGACTTTAATCACAGCTATGAAACTGAATACATCCAGCAAATTAGTAAAATCATAAACTATCTCTCCAAACTTAAtctaatgaaaataaataaattttatatattttatattatattctctccatcttattttattcttttaataaaaatggtTTTATTTATAGACGAAAAGTCGACTATAAAAATCTTAAACCTAATTACAgcaataaattacaatttatctggctgtttgataattttaattctTCAGCCAACataaaataccataaaattatatctaaaaataaatctaatctCATAAGTACAAATTAATAAatctaaattattataataaaaatgtctAATATCTATAATAAATGGAGAAAATGTTTGTAGAAGAAGAGGTTGAATGTTTGATTCATTGATGTTTGATTTTGATGGAACTAATGTGTAATATACACACAAGTTAGGCCAAAATTATTTCAGTTAGATCCTTTATTCTCCTGCCTCAATTTGGTATATCTTaggaaataaaatcaaaaattggctaatttagCCCTTTTTACTGAGGTGATGATAAAAAATGAGAAGCGATTGGTCCATTTAGAAACGGGTCAAATTAGCCAAAATGTATATTTAGAAAAggtaaaaagtacaaaaaaatcttCGTAGTCTTCATAAAAGTATTAAttagcccttttactttttgaatataattaagccctttttatttgcaaatagaataaataacccctttcatccagtatcattagaaacactcgttaatggttGACATATCTTTAAGAAACAAGTTAAaaaagaattttaatatttaaaatatttaccgaaaatttgaGAGGGTAattgtcccaaaagtaaactaaaagagtttatttaatcgattttaaaacaacaaagatttaattgttcaattttaaaaatataagggcTTAATTGtgcacaaaaaaattaaaaagttgattgtacttttaaaaaaaaagttgagagttttttttttaaacctttaaaaaatttgtttttaaaaaagtcTACTTAATCATTTGCCTATTATCAACCAAGATCGATTCCATATTTTTTTCAGTGATTAActtcattattattttgaaattaagttataattgaatcatcaaaataaaacaaaagatAATACAATACAAGATTATTTGGCAGGAGTAACAGGATAGCCAATCCCATGTCTTCTCGTCGGAAAAACAGTAAACAACAAACTACAAATAACCCCAACTCCAATCGGAAGAATATTCAAAACCTCAGCAATTTCATGTTTAGGCATCGGATAAAAACAGTTCAACACATTTTTATCCTTCAAAGCAAAAGCCCCGAACACCATCACACTCAAAACACCATGCACTACGTCAAGAACCCTAATTTTATACTTACTCAGATCTTTCAGCCCCGCGCACGCTTCACAGTCCGGACAATCGAACAGAAACATCCCGTTCAACGTCGCGATTCCGTAGTACACTCGTTTTCCGTCGGACGACGACACGCTGTCGGTCAAGGAGTTGAGAAAGCAAGAGATTGCGAGGACTGCGAGGAGAGATAGGGTTAGAGGAGCGGTGGCCGAGTCGCAGGCGCCGTTGTTGGTGAAGATTGGTGTCAGGAGGTTGAAAGCTAGAAGAGTTCCGGTTGGGAGAAGATTTGCTAGGTTTGCTGTGGTTGTTAGGGTTTGTGAGATGGCTCGTTGGGTTAGAGACGGCGGCGGTGGTGGAGATTTTGGAGTTTCAGGTGATTCATCTGATAGTGTTTCTGGCTTGGTTGTGAGTGTGGGTGTAGTTCTTGATCGGAGAGACTGAGACATGGTGATGATTCCTGAATTTGATGAATGTTTTTGTGGTaaagaaatgaagaagatgatgacatttttgatgaagaagaagatgaatttATATGAGTTGCGTCAATATTGAAGGTTGTTGGTGCCATATTCTATGGAGTTTCCTGCAATATTATATGAATGTATTAGGTTTGAATTTTAGAAAATGATTGTGTGCTTCAGTGGCCAAGTGGGTTATAGTTTGGTCCGTGTTCGACGTGTTGATATATATTAGTTATATGACTGTCTGAAGTTAGATTTCTATTCCCATTTGACTATTATATATGTACTTCCTCAACTTCTTTTTTGTTGTGATGTTTAGATAAGAAGCAAATTATTCTAAGCTCCTCGTACTtgtcataatttacagtttgataTTCCTTAtctaaaaatcaaatgatttggcatctcagttttgattttgtaatatAAGACCATTCTTTAAATATAAGTACCAAATCTTTAACGGAATGAAacctgaggtaccaaattgtttgcaaatcatttaaaaatgagTTAGCAAATCTTTTACATAATTAAAAcggaggtaccaaattgtttacattaattaaaactgaggtatcaaatcgtttgaaagtaaatattaaattattaacggaactaataGAAGGGCCTCATAGTTTAAAAAATCGaaattgaggtaccaaatcgtttgacaAACGTGAATTATAATAAAAGTAAGGGTTATTAGAGTAAtttgtttttagataaattataaGAGCATCTTTAGAAAAGTTTTTGTCTCTATCTTAAAAAGTTTAATACTAAAATAGAGCtccattaaaatttatatatttaatgtaaatttaaaatagacaATCTATTTGGATCTACAAATGAAGAGTTAAACTCACTCTTTACtttatatctttttaataaaagtttaaattcaaaacatagaaattatttttttatttttaagaatatgtattttaattttagttcaacataaaaatatataaaaagaaaaatctaaTAAACATATCTTTTTGAATTTCATTGTGTTGTGGAAATTAATTTTCTATCTTCTTGTTAATTTTATCACTCCATTGACTTTATTTCTCATCTAGCTAATTGGGATAtgactataaataaaaagtCCCTTATCCCAATTCAATTTATTAGGTTTTACTCAATGTTTTAAAACCCGGACCGTTGATAGAACCGGTGAAGTAAACGGTTCAaagttcaaccggttcaaccggttgaaccggagaTTGAACcgttatatagaaaataaaatttatttatatattttactacAACATGTATTCTATTAATAGATTATTTTATTTCCACCTCAGTGAAATTTATAAACATAGTATTCTTATTAACTTTGttcaattaatttttgtattttaatcacaaattatctatatctataaaatatattataataatatcaaaaaaggGTAATGGACCTTTGTGAAAGGAAGGTAATAATGTCTTTACCTAAATCTCTGAAGGCCCAAGACAAGAGAGGTAACTTTAGATTAAAATTTTTCATAATTCAATAATTTCCTATTCTTTTCTCAATTCTTCATGAAAGGAATTTAAAACAGCAGCCTTAGGAAAAAAAGAATGTGGCTGCGtcggaaaaacaaaaaaaaagaaacagagattAATATATACAATCTGACACTATAATTAGAGAAAGATTAGAGAAGATGAATACAGAAGCTTAGTTGCAGgtcattttttttggttttgtgtTTGGGTTGGTTTTTGGTGAGTGAAGTTTTTCAGATTTTGTTGGAACCGTCCGGTTACAAAGGTCTAACCGGTTATTGCGGGTTTCCGGTCTTTCCCGGTTATTTCCGGTTCAAAGAGGTTGAACCGGGAATCCGGGTCTTTAGGTGCATTCGGACCGGACAGGCTTTCGGGTTccggttaaaccggttgaaccggccggtccggtccgggttTTAAAACCTTGGTTTTACTAATAGTAGGTGGATGGAAGTATCCCAATTTAAAATCTCAACTATGAAACTGAATACATATAGCAAACTAGTAAGGGTCATAAACTCTCTCTCCAAACTTAATCTAAtgagaataaataaatttacatatttaaaGATATATTCTCTCCATCttaatttattcttttgatAAAAGTGGTTTTATTATCCACTATAAAAATCTTAAACCTAACCACAATAAATTACAACTAATTATCAGACTACttgacaatttaatatttcagccAACATAAAACTCCACAAGATTTGTATCTAAAAATAAGTCTAACCTAAAAgatagaaaattaataaatttaaataattacaataaaaacgCCTTAAATCTACAATATATCTAGAAAATAAGATTcaaattgaatttcaaaacTAATTCTTCAAAGGGAAACACAATCAACGACACATCTAGAGTTGGTTATGGGCCAGGTCAGCCCGTGAACCGTCCTGGTCAAACCCGGAACTGGATCAAAATCGGCCCGGAACCGTGGACATGCCGGTTCTGGCCCGGTTCTAAATTTTTGGAACCATGCACCGGCGATTTCGGATCGTAACCGGCGGTTCAAGAGTCGAACCTGTCgataaaaaatgtattttaatatatatttatatatgtatgtatattatattatatataaaagatatatatatatatatatatatattatatttgttttatttaagtttttttagttgacataatatttataatttgttttatttcattactttcttataatattattttcatgagttattttatttttaaattatgttaaaaaaataaattttattttactttcaattttttttaaccgcCTGCAATCCGGAACTGGAACCGTCTGGTTCCCAACCGGCATTTagacggttccgggccggttccttTTTTTTGAACCAtgacccggcggttccgaaccGAAACCGCCGGGTTGTGAACCGTGGTCACATCTAGACACATCCATCCTGATCAAATTGTAAACAAAAAACCACAAAGAAATCTCAGAGAGCTCGAAAATATCGACTTAAATATTTAAGTCCTAACCTAATTTGCCCCTTAAATTTGCAAGCGATGTgcaattaacataaattttaacttttttttatcaatttacacCTTTAACTAtgtcatttttatcaattatgtcATATTAATATCACAAGATGTTTAACTAATAACAGCAATTCATTTTAGCTCCtcaacttatatatatatattagtccaacattaaataaaaataaaataattaataaaataattgataaaactgattttaatgatttaataatataaaaaatttattaaaaaatttattaaaaaattgataatttatttttaaaatctattaagtttatatttttaaattaatcaaatattatattaaaaattaatcaaatattttatatttaaaaataatttcattaatttattaaattttaagttaattaattaataatatagattacatttaataaattatttatttaggaTTAATTATAGTTTATTGCATAAATAACTTAGAATGAATTACTTTTAAAGTTTTTTAGTTATATGtgcatttaatttttatagtaattttatttttgtttatcaatattttaataacataTTGTATTTATAATGTGTTATGTTATATAAGTTTGTTTTGTCTTCTTTTATGATGTCTTCCTCCGTGGAATTAGAGTTGAATttcatctataaaaaataaaaattatttaaagacTCGGCAAATGGCAATAAAGTCGATATGTGACTCAATAATCATCGAGTAGAATATATCTCTTGTTACTGTAACAATTCCAGCTAACattttgtataaattatgtTGTCAACACGATTgatgaaaattaaatgaaaaattcatttttatagtatgattacatatttttttaaaatgttttagataaatttatttacttgTTTGTACTCTTTGATTATTAATAAGGTTATTCATCCAAAGATAActcatatttttttgtttttttttctttatagctccatctttcaaaattctcaattttagctaatttttcaattttcagttttaattatagttattttttaaattgaaatgaaaaaaaattcaaacacatcttttatattgtttcatgttttttagatttgtattttgtttttggGTAAATATTCAAATCTGTATTTGTATTGTatccaaaaacaatttaaacataaagtaatataaaaaatatatttgaacatttttttctTCCATCTCGCCATCCATTATCTTTGTCGAGGTCTAATTTTACCTGAAAAGGACGGTTGAACCCATCGCACGTCTTCtaatggatttctcgtcgttatTTTCTCATTGTCGTGTTTTTTGGTGGATTTCTCATTGCCGTGATTCTTCCATTGATTTTCTCGTCACCTAGTTTTTTCCGATAAATTCCTTGAtatcgtttttagattttttttaaatgttttttgatttttcgtgataatttagattttttataaagagtttattgtagatctattattatttttatataaaattcttctattgtttatataattattttgtcttatCTATACATTTGTTCTTATATTTTAATGCgactgttttttttaaatgaattgatttatggtgtatttgcagtgtttttatgcTGTATTTACGTTTACATTTCTggtgtatatataatgtattggcagtgtttatggtgtatttgtagtgtGTTTATAGTGTACACTACAAAAAACACTATAgttacactatatatacaccatagataaactataaaaacactatagttacattaaaaaaacaccatagatacactataaaaacattaTAGCTACAtcaaaaaacactataaatacattataaaacaCTATAGTTATActaaaaatactataaaaaaacaccataaaaaatcttcaaaaaaaaatctataaaaagataataaatcaataaaaaaaatgaaaaaaggtactttagaaattaaaaaaaaagatattgtTGGTAAAAAAAGGTATGATTTATAAATATGTTGAAAATAATGTAtagttgaaaataaaatacaaaatattatattttagaaaattttcTCTTTCAATTATGTCTTGCAttttgtttagcaatttaaaatcgTCTTTTATGAATATAAAAGACTCAACTTTTTTAGCTTTATTGAAGGCAAGTTCATTGAAGAAGTTTAACTTTCAAAAAAATAGCATTATTTTCCAACTTGGTTCATTTTTATCAATCTACTTTCTAAAAAACCGACGGGTTGACTTTCCTTTAACTAGAAAAATGTATTTTCTAGCAAAATTTAGGTAAGTTCTACttctctaattaaattaattaaaacacaattataTCTCTATATTTAATTggacaatttagttattgagatgttgtctttaaattttaatttatcaaaagtAGAATGCAACTTTCCGGTATGTTATTGAGTGAaccaaacaataaaaattatacaattataTCAGCAATTAACTTCTCTACAAGTGTACTTTTCGAGAATTATACACTTTCGAACTAGCCTTGATATTTATAGTTCCAATGCATTTTGCTTTTaccattttagtatttttaatgaATGAAATAATATCCAATAATGATGTCATcctaaaaatttagaaattaaaaaattgaacatttttttcaaagtgcttaaataactaaaaagacaACAAAAGGTTTTTCTTATCAACAAAACATTCTTTAATTTCCCTGCTAAAAGGAATAATAGCAACAGCAATTGATAATATAAATTGGCGacaattttgtttcttaatatttttttaacatttacaACAACAACAGTACTAAAATTGCCAAGTTGCGAAATGTCACTCGTCTGTTACATCATTTAGCGACACTGCTCGTTCAGTCCAacctaattaatttattttgtaattttactttTGTTCTCTTTTTCAACCTAAAAGGACAACACACTCCTCCTTTGTAGTGGTTGATGCTGTAGGGACGGACCGTCCtcaaaaactcaaaaataaattaaaaatgccTCTCTAGAAACCCTAatttcttcatcatcttcttcaaattTTTAACCAGGTAACTGAAATTATCTTCAATTTCTTGTTCTctgttaactttttttaatttattttgtgttattaattttttatgtgtGTTTTTGTTGTGTATTATTACTAGAAATGAAGCGAAAGAGAGGAAGACCTAAAAAAGCCGTCGTCAAAGATCCGGTTCCACCGCCGCCACGGCCGCCTCCTCCGCCAGTAAATGCAGATGAAGCggtttttttgaattttgttggCCAGAATGTTAATGAAAATGTTAACGAAAATCAAAATGAGAATAATTCTGAGTCAGTTGAACTCAATAGGAACACTGAGAACAATCAGAACAACTATAATAGTAATAATCACGATCAGAATTTTACTCAGTTTAATACTGAGATGGAGTTTACTTCATCAGCTTCgtcgtcttcttcttcttctagtGAAGAAGAGGAG includes:
- the LOC126660970 gene encoding protein DMP3-like translates to MSQSLRSRTTPTLTTKPETLSDESPETPKSPPPPPSLTQRAISQTLTTTANLANLLPTGTLLAFNLLTPIFTNNGACDSATAPLTLSLLAVLAISCFLNSLTDSVSSSDGKRVYYGIATLNGMFLFDCPDCEACAGLKDLSKYKIRVLDVVHGVLSVMVFGAFALKDKNVLNCFYPMPKHEIAEVLNILPIGVGVICSLLFTVFPTRRHGIGYPVTPAK